One genomic segment of Anaerolineae bacterium includes these proteins:
- a CDS encoding class I SAM-dependent methyltransferase — protein MTDFDQLARFYDAEYEGFEADLAMYLGFAERVGSPILDLGCGTGRVLIRLAQAGFQVTGLDVSSAMLELARRKVTIQGLEQNVRLVQADMRNFALDQRFHMALCAINSFMHLETQADQLAALRCWRHHLRPGGLLVLDLFPPNPELLTDENGCLIVQRTWTEPDTGITVIKQYTRQVDLAEQMIHVQFLFDELLPNGTWRRTLVPFAMRYVGRFEAELLLEKAGYAVEAIYGSWELDPFESNSDRMILVARRRED, from the coding sequence ATGACGGACTTTGATCAGCTTGCCCGCTTTTATGATGCCGAATATGAGGGGTTTGAGGCAGATCTCGCCATGTACCTCGGGTTTGCAGAGCGCGTCGGCAGCCCAATCCTTGATCTAGGCTGTGGTACAGGCCGCGTCCTGATCCGGTTGGCACAGGCTGGATTTCAGGTGACGGGACTAGACGTCTCAAGCGCCATGCTGGAACTCGCCCGTCGAAAGGTGACCATCCAAGGGTTGGAACAAAACGTCCGTTTAGTCCAGGCAGACATGCGTAACTTCGCCTTGGATCAACGGTTTCACATGGCGCTCTGCGCTATTAACTCCTTCATGCACCTGGAGACGCAGGCAGATCAGTTAGCGGCTTTGCGATGTTGGCGGCACCATTTGCGACCAGGGGGGCTACTCGTCCTCGACCTCTTCCCGCCTAACCCGGAACTGTTGACCGATGAGAATGGCTGTCTGATCGTGCAGCGGACATGGACGGAGCCAGACACAGGGATCACGGTGATCAAGCAATACACACGACAAGTGGATCTGGCCGAACAGATGATTCACGTGCAGTTCCTGTTCGATGAATTGCTGCCGAATGGCACATGGAGGCGCACGTTGGTGCCTTTCGCTATGCGTTATGTGGGGCGTTTTGAGGCCGAGTTGTTGTTGGAGAAGGCAGGATATGCAGTAGAAGCGATTTATGGTTCGTGGGAACTGGATCCGTTTGAGTCCAACTCGGATCGGATGATCCTCGTAGCGCGTCGACGGGAGGATTAA
- the cmr5 gene encoding type III-B CRISPR module-associated protein Cmr5: MSVQRTTEQKRAERAWKAVKEVREKQEKQKEYLALARSAPADIQTNGLAQTLAFWRAKGESHHQALYKHVSAWVMEQLGHSGKDLLAWITDANTSSDHYRQATVEAQAFLVWIKRFAEAELK, from the coding sequence ATGAGTGTGCAGCGGACAACGGAACAGAAACGCGCGGAACGGGCATGGAAAGCGGTCAAAGAGGTACGGGAGAAACAGGAGAAACAGAAGGAGTACCTAGCCCTGGCCCGCAGCGCCCCGGCCGACATCCAGACCAACGGCCTGGCCCAGACCCTGGCCTTCTGGAGGGCAAAGGGGGAATCCCACCATCAGGCTCTATACAAACATGTATCCGCCTGGGTGATGGAACAATTAGGTCATTCAGGGAAAGATCTGCTGGCCTGGATCACCGATGCCAATACCAGCAGTGACCACTATCGCCAAGCTACTGTAGAAGCCCAGGCCTTTCTGGTCTGGATCAAGCGCTTTGCGGAGGCGGAGTTGAAATGA
- a CDS encoding GNAT family N-acetyltransferase, whose translation MIPPNVRLASADAADWDILAELQNQGFSEYPVSARITASEWRELLAAWDVDLSSSVLALTSSDQPVGMGWLGVRGPRGWIGGFAVAPGWRRRGIGRAMLGWLVEAARQRRLATVTLEVLTENAPAIALYQASSFRVQRELLTWERSPEMGSLPVPPMRAERADPWTLLSYFDAWHSEPPCWQQEQRSLLPQLEMYTGWVITRAGKPTAYALTNASSQQLELVDVGVAPGPEAVSAARTLLQSLQLLHMDYTLTFHHLPAGDPLNRVLAALGFQVILRLYEMRLDLSSW comes from the coding sequence GTGATCCCCCCCAACGTACGATTGGCCTCTGCTGACGCCGCAGACTGGGACATCTTGGCCGAGTTGCAGAATCAGGGGTTCTCCGAGTACCCGGTGTCGGCCCGTATTACGGCTTCCGAATGGCGAGAGCTCCTCGCAGCCTGGGACGTTGACCTGAGCAGCTCCGTGCTAGCGCTGACGAGCAGCGATCAACCAGTGGGCATGGGATGGCTAGGAGTACGTGGGCCGCGCGGTTGGATCGGAGGCTTCGCCGTTGCGCCTGGATGGCGACGTAGAGGCATAGGTCGGGCCATGTTAGGCTGGTTGGTCGAGGCGGCTCGCCAACGGCGCCTGGCAACTGTTACCCTGGAGGTGCTCACAGAGAACGCGCCGGCCATCGCCCTGTATCAGGCTAGCAGCTTTCGCGTTCAACGTGAGCTATTAACTTGGGAACGATCGCCCGAGATGGGATCGCTCCCAGTACCTCCAATGAGGGCGGAACGCGCCGACCCTTGGACGCTGCTGTCCTACTTCGATGCCTGGCACTCCGAGCCGCCCTGTTGGCAACAAGAGCAAAGGTCCCTTCTGCCCCAGCTGGAAATGTACACCGGATGGGTTATCACCCGTGCGGGGAAACCCACTGCCTACGCGCTGACCAATGCGAGCAGCCAGCAGCTTGAATTGGTGGATGTGGGAGTAGCACCCGGTCCAGAGGCGGTCTCGGCTGCGCGTACGTTGTTGCAATCACTCCAATTGCTGCATATGGATTACACGCTCACATTCCACCATCTCCCTGCAGGCGATCCGCTGAACCGCGTTCTGGCCGCCCTAGGCTTTCAGGTGATTCTTCGTCTCTACGAGATGCGGCTAGATCTGAGCTCATGGTGA
- the cmr4 gene encoding type III-B CRISPR module RAMP protein Cmr4, with the protein MFEASSMMFIYVETPLHAGTGRGLGGVDLPIQRERVTGYPIVQASSLKGRLRAEGRKKSKESPTEEERKQGWLSTAEFEAIFGPETERASEHAGALSPGDAKILLFPVRSLAGVFAWTTSCDVLARFLRDTEIVGLRPEWNVPPEPASGEVLIFGTELLARDGVVLEEFTFSHQQSDEIQEIVQNIGKWLAQNALPEGDEYRYWREALPNRLAILPRDAFRDFTVFSTEVITRVRLEPETKTVAEGALWTEEHLPVDTLLYAPLMATPTRAKNGIQLSGAEVLARVSSLGLTRTVLGGDETVGRGVVALRFVTGGAS; encoded by the coding sequence ATGTTTGAGGCCAGCAGTATGATGTTCATCTATGTGGAAACCCCTCTACACGCCGGCACTGGCCGGGGGCTGGGTGGAGTAGACTTGCCTATTCAGCGAGAACGGGTAACTGGTTATCCCATCGTCCAGGCCAGCAGCCTGAAGGGGCGGCTGCGGGCGGAAGGCAGAAAGAAGAGCAAGGAAAGTCCGACAGAAGAGGAAAGGAAACAAGGATGGCTCAGCACAGCCGAATTTGAGGCCATCTTCGGCCCGGAAACCGAACGGGCCTCCGAGCACGCCGGAGCGTTATCGCCGGGGGATGCGAAGATCCTGCTCTTCCCGGTGCGCTCCCTGGCCGGCGTCTTCGCCTGGACCACCAGTTGCGACGTACTGGCCCGTTTCCTGCGCGATACCGAGATCGTCGGCCTTAGGCCTGAATGGAATGTGCCCCCTGAGCCAGCCTCCGGAGAGGTCCTCATCTTCGGCACGGAACTCCTGGCCCGCGACGGGGTAGTCCTGGAAGAGTTCACCTTTAGCCATCAGCAATCCGATGAAATCCAGGAAATTGTCCAGAACATTGGTAAATGGTTGGCTCAAAACGCCCTACCGGAAGGGGACGAATATCGCTACTGGCGAGAGGCTCTGCCCAATCGTCTGGCCATCTTGCCTCGTGATGCCTTTCGGGATTTTACCGTCTTTTCTACCGAGGTGATCACCCGGGTGCGTCTGGAGCCGGAGACAAAGACGGTTGCGGAAGGCGCGCTATGGACCGAGGAGCACCTGCCGGTGGATACCTTGCTTTACGCTCCATTAATGGCCACCCCCACGCGGGCCAAGAACGGCATTCAGTTGAGCGGCGCTGAGGTGTTAGCCAGGGTGAGCAGCCTGGGATTGACCCGCACTGTGCTAGGCGGCGATGAGACCGTGGGGCGGGGCGTGGTGGCCCTGCGATTCGTCACAGGAGGTGCCTCATGA
- a CDS encoding cobyric acid synthase translates to MTAKTLMIQGTASSVGKSLLVTGLCRLYARRGLRVAPFKAQNMSNNAGVTPEGGEISRAQVTQAEACGIPPHVDMNPVLLKPEADCRSQVVVLGKKLDTISAREYYRRKAELWEVVTGAFARLRANNDLVIIEGAGSPAELNLRRNDIANMAVALHARAPVLLVGDIDKGGIFAQLLGTLWLLTPEERALVRGLIVNKFRGDPDLFAEGIRILEERGAVPVLGIVPWLREHGIAEEDSASLDNPTHLPFRSATVDPQVDIVVIKLPRIANFDDFDPLAVEEGVRVRFVETPQALGQPNAIILPGTKHTLADLAWLRATGLADAVMTLAAKGVALVGICGGYQMLGQTIRDPYGVEGGGEAAGLGFLPIEVVFSREKVTQQALARPLGRWPWLETIEPLTGYEIHAGEAAPPTPLLVLERQDGSRALDGACSASGRIWGTHLHGLFHNDGFRRAWLRSLGWRPSGDGLSYRQRKAASYDRLADALEAALDVRRLDAIIGL, encoded by the coding sequence ATGACTGCCAAGACCTTGATGATCCAGGGGACGGCCTCATCGGTGGGCAAAAGCCTGTTAGTGACGGGGCTATGCCGGCTCTATGCCCGCCGAGGACTGCGCGTGGCACCCTTCAAGGCGCAAAACATGAGCAACAACGCTGGCGTTACACCTGAGGGAGGTGAGATCAGCCGCGCCCAGGTGACACAAGCCGAGGCGTGCGGCATCCCACCCCACGTGGACATGAATCCGGTATTGCTCAAGCCAGAGGCCGACTGCCGATCACAAGTAGTGGTACTAGGCAAGAAACTAGACACCATTTCCGCTCGCGAGTATTACCGCCGCAAAGCCGAGCTATGGGAAGTGGTCACCGGGGCATTCGCGCGGCTGCGTGCCAACAACGACTTGGTTATCATTGAAGGCGCTGGTAGCCCGGCCGAGCTCAACCTGCGCCGCAACGATATCGCCAACATGGCGGTTGCACTGCACGCTCGCGCACCCGTGCTGCTTGTAGGCGACATTGACAAGGGCGGCATCTTTGCCCAACTCCTGGGCACCCTCTGGCTGTTGACACCGGAGGAGCGAGCACTAGTGCGTGGGCTGATCGTCAATAAATTTCGCGGCGACCCTGACCTCTTCGCCGAGGGCATCCGCATTCTGGAGGAACGAGGGGCCGTACCGGTGTTAGGTATCGTGCCGTGGCTGCGTGAGCACGGCATAGCCGAGGAAGATAGCGCTAGCTTGGACAACCCAACACATCTTCCCTTCCGTAGCGCAACCGTTGACCCGCAGGTGGATATCGTGGTCATCAAGTTACCGCGCATCGCCAACTTCGATGACTTCGATCCTCTAGCGGTTGAAGAAGGCGTGCGTGTTCGCTTCGTGGAGACCCCCCAGGCGTTGGGCCAGCCCAACGCGATCATCCTACCAGGCACGAAGCACACGCTGGCCGACCTAGCGTGGCTGCGGGCAACCGGCCTGGCCGACGCGGTGATGACGCTGGCCGCTAAGGGCGTAGCGCTGGTAGGCATCTGCGGCGGCTACCAGATGCTTGGCCAGACGATCCGCGATCCCTATGGCGTAGAGGGTGGAGGCGAGGCGGCCGGCTTGGGTTTTTTGCCGATAGAGGTCGTGTTCAGTCGTGAGAAAGTGACGCAACAGGCTCTCGCGCGGCCATTGGGGCGCTGGCCATGGCTGGAGACGATCGAACCGTTAACGGGCTATGAGATTCATGCCGGTGAGGCCGCGCCCCCAACCCCATTGCTGGTATTGGAGCGGCAAGACGGCAGCCGGGCGCTTGACGGCGCATGCTCAGCTAGCGGCCGGATTTGGGGCACGCACCTGCACGGGCTGTTCCACAACGATGGCTTCCGTCGCGCCTGGCTGAGGAGCCTGGGCTGGCGACCGTCGGGAGACGGGTTATCCTACCGACAACGCAAGGCCGCGAGCTATGACAGGCTTGCCGACGCGCTGGAAGCAGCCTTAGACGTGAGGCGGCTGGATGCTATTATCGGCCTATGA
- a CDS encoding ABC transporter ATP-binding protein has product MSDGLNSNSDLVLKINDLRTYFFLESGTVRAVDGVTLTLKRKATLGLVGESGCGKSITAMSIMRLIKSPPGRIVNGEILLYRNGGREVVDLVTLDPQGPEMRSIRGGEIAMVFQEPMTSLNPLYSVGAQIAEAIMLHQKVGKKEAMERALEMLRKVQISDPQRRLHEYPHQLSGGMRQRVMIAMALSCNPSILIADEPTTALDVTVQAQILDLMRELQNDFGSSIILITHNLGVVSQMADHVAVMYLGKIVEHSEVREIFHHPLHPYTIGLLNSVPVLGRKGKKVLVPIKGMVPTPTEVIPGCPFAPRCSQAMAICREEAPTLREVSPGHQVACWLY; this is encoded by the coding sequence ATGAGCGATGGTTTGAACTCCAATTCCGATCTGGTCCTGAAGATCAACGATTTAAGGACTTATTTCTTCCTAGAGAGTGGCACCGTTCGGGCAGTTGATGGGGTCACGCTGACACTGAAGCGAAAGGCTACCCTGGGATTGGTTGGCGAGAGCGGGTGTGGCAAAAGCATCACTGCTATGTCTATTATGCGGCTGATCAAATCCCCTCCTGGTCGGATCGTGAACGGGGAGATCCTGCTGTACCGAAATGGTGGCCGCGAGGTGGTGGATCTAGTCACGCTTGACCCTCAGGGCCCAGAGATGCGCAGCATCCGCGGTGGTGAGATCGCTATGGTGTTCCAAGAGCCGATGACCTCGCTCAATCCCCTATACAGCGTCGGTGCGCAGATCGCTGAGGCGATCATGCTCCATCAGAAAGTGGGGAAGAAAGAGGCAATGGAGCGAGCCCTCGAAATGCTGCGCAAGGTACAGATCAGCGACCCGCAACGCCGTCTCCATGAGTATCCGCATCAGTTGAGCGGGGGGATGCGACAGCGGGTGATGATTGCTATGGCGCTCTCCTGCAATCCCTCAATTCTGATCGCGGATGAGCCCACCACTGCTCTTGACGTCACTGTTCAAGCCCAGATTTTGGACTTGATGCGCGAGCTCCAAAATGATTTCGGTTCCTCGATCATCCTAATCACCCACAATCTGGGTGTGGTATCCCAGATGGCCGACCACGTGGCAGTCATGTATCTAGGGAAGATCGTCGAACATTCTGAGGTGCGAGAGATCTTCCACCACCCGCTGCATCCGTATACCATCGGGCTGTTGAACTCAGTGCCGGTGTTGGGACGAAAGGGCAAAAAGGTGTTAGTCCCTATTAAGGGCATGGTGCCTACGCCTACAGAGGTCATCCCAGGTTGCCCATTTGCTCCTCGTTGCTCACAAGCGATGGCAATTTGTCGGGAAGAGGCGCCGACCTTGCGAGAGGTATCGCCGGGCCATCAGGTTGCGTGTTGGTTGTATTGA
- the cmr6 gene encoding type III-B CRISPR module RAMP protein Cmr6, protein MNPEYPLPGDTLKVLKRFELSQCQNPGLLFARFVPDLRADKEVRRREGLENVRKAAPDGKLLEGFRQRWQELVAAFQGEIFEATTEWRLIVGLGQKGPLEVGFTFHRLYGIPIIPGSALKGLARAYAYLVERRGESDIDFCDIFGRAPKLEETSQAGKAIFFDAIPLSQPQFDLDIMNPHYPKYYQGDEPPTDWQSPVPIYFLALKPGSCFAFAVGWRGLLDSEGQRLRSLAVKWLKAGLEELGAGAKTSAGYGYFYFISPPQPAQPADATSQLVRTSQTIQPAPATSVAAPTSVPSQSLMPSEELIWRTGTVREYQPGLGRGRLVDDETGEELRFDRNAITEKGWSPGKKHKVRYAVAQREGRVMVVKIQQAR, encoded by the coding sequence ATGAATCCGGAATACCCTTTGCCTGGGGATACTTTGAAAGTTCTCAAGCGGTTTGAGCTCTCTCAATGCCAGAACCCGGGGCTTCTCTTTGCCCGCTTTGTGCCGGATCTGCGGGCGGACAAAGAGGTCCGCCGAAGAGAAGGGCTGGAGAACGTCCGGAAAGCAGCGCCAGATGGAAAGTTGCTAGAAGGCTTCCGACAACGGTGGCAGGAACTTGTTGCTGCGTTCCAGGGCGAGATTTTTGAGGCCACCACAGAGTGGCGGCTTATCGTTGGCCTGGGCCAAAAAGGGCCACTGGAGGTCGGTTTCACCTTCCACCGGTTGTATGGCATCCCCATTATCCCTGGGAGTGCTCTTAAAGGTCTGGCCCGAGCCTATGCCTATCTTGTGGAAAGGCGAGGTGAAAGCGATATTGACTTCTGCGATATTTTCGGTCGGGCACCCAAGCTAGAGGAGACAAGTCAAGCAGGCAAAGCTATCTTCTTTGATGCAATTCCCCTGTCCCAGCCCCAATTCGACTTGGACATAATGAACCCTCATTACCCTAAGTACTACCAGGGTGATGAGCCACCGACGGATTGGCAGAGCCCGGTACCCATTTACTTTCTGGCTCTGAAACCAGGAAGCTGCTTCGCCTTTGCCGTCGGGTGGCGAGGCTTGTTAGATAGCGAGGGGCAGCGTCTGCGAAGCCTCGCTGTAAAATGGCTTAAAGCGGGACTTGAGGAATTGGGCGCTGGTGCCAAGACCAGTGCAGGGTATGGATACTTTTACTTTATATCCCCACCGCAACCGGCTCAGCCCGCTGATGCCACGTCCCAATTGGTTCGGACTTCACAGACGATCCAACCAGCACCCGCTACAAGCGTTGCAGCGCCAACTTCAGTTCCGTCGCAATCGCTGATGCCATCTGAAGAGCTCATCTGGCGCACCGGTACAGTCAGAGAATATCAGCCAGGGTTAGGCCGTGGCCGCCTGGTGGACGATGAAACCGGCGAGGAACTTCGCTTCGACCGCAATGCCATCACCGAAAAGGGCTGGTCGCCAGGAAAGAAGCACAAGGTGCGCTACGCTGTTGCCCAACGCGAAGGACGAGTGATGGTCGTCAAAATACAGCAAGCACGGTGA
- a CDS encoding helical backbone metal receptor, which produces MKVYCDPLGAFVQLPEKPQRIVSLVAGFTETLVYMGYSHLIAGISAFCPRFTSQVKAPIVGDYLKVDRERLRAVEPDLVLVTTGVQRNLAKKLHQEGFPVYALPLPNSLYGILENVLILGALVDDLPAARDLVHRWEQLFFQLKASAPEPKPRVYAELWFGKHVRMAGGLTFINDLIVAAGGENVFGDVRAGYLSLDLREVERRRPDIFLCFSEPEYPVQATDLQRARNWNFQILQADVTPSHNIIHDGPSMMEAVQWLRQSLQMIRQLS; this is translated from the coding sequence ATGAAAGTCTATTGTGATCCCCTTGGTGCCTTTGTTCAGTTGCCCGAAAAGCCTCAGCGTATCGTCTCGCTGGTTGCCGGCTTCACGGAGACGTTAGTATACATGGGTTACAGCCACCTGATTGCTGGCATCTCCGCGTTCTGTCCACGCTTCACTTCCCAGGTAAAAGCGCCCATCGTCGGTGACTATCTGAAAGTTGACAGGGAGCGGCTTCGCGCCGTGGAGCCTGATTTGGTCCTTGTCACTACCGGTGTTCAGCGCAATCTGGCTAAGAAGCTGCATCAAGAGGGCTTTCCCGTTTATGCCCTACCTTTGCCGAACAGTCTGTACGGGATCCTAGAAAACGTGCTAATCCTCGGCGCTCTAGTGGACGACTTGCCTGCAGCCCGTGACCTTGTCCACCGTTGGGAACAGCTATTCTTTCAGTTGAAGGCCAGCGCGCCGGAACCCAAACCACGCGTGTATGCGGAGCTCTGGTTTGGCAAGCATGTACGAATGGCCGGAGGTCTGACCTTCATAAACGATCTCATCGTTGCCGCCGGCGGCGAAAACGTTTTTGGAGATGTGCGCGCCGGTTATCTATCTCTTGATTTGAGGGAGGTCGAGCGTAGACGTCCGGACATCTTCCTGTGTTTTTCTGAGCCGGAGTACCCGGTACAAGCGACAGACCTACAACGAGCGCGCAATTGGAACTTTCAGATACTGCAAGCGGACGTCACACCTTCTCATAACATCATCCACGACGGACCTTCTATGATGGAAGCGGTGCAATGGCTTCGTCAATCGCTTCAGATGATACGGCAGTTATCATGA
- a CDS encoding MFS transporter, protein MESILLLTVVLFLVFAASGATSPMLSLYLESLGADYARISIILTTYAIASLVASYAWGRVSDRIGRRKPLVVGGLWGMGLAFGLLAIAPSYRFAWGVRILEAVAMAAYGTASLAFMGDLLASNTARGRHMGSYRGLGSLSFALGAFGGGPIIQFLGMRQVYGLGALLLLAASLVAGMIREVPLSHEESTTPSPEASMQISRWFLAGVLLWTGAFWAAYSMWPNFLSSLGYPKSAANWLWGLAALSEVPFMNITGTLSDTLGRAPVLAIGGFGLGLVMLGYVTLHRWLVGLIGVQLFRGFAYSAFMVTSMIYAAESSTARRRAGSVGAYNVAMALGQILGLAIGGQIAQRAGFTTLFLVSTGMFLVSGWVFWALPRQRPTAWSAITTAR, encoded by the coding sequence ATGGAGAGCATCCTCCTGCTCACCGTCGTCTTATTCCTAGTCTTTGCGGCCAGCGGCGCTACTTCGCCGATGCTCTCGCTGTATTTGGAGTCTTTGGGGGCTGACTACGCTCGCATCTCCATCATCCTCACCACGTACGCGATCGCCTCGTTGGTGGCCAGCTACGCCTGGGGACGCGTGTCCGATCGCATAGGCCGGCGCAAGCCATTAGTGGTTGGTGGCCTGTGGGGGATGGGCTTGGCATTTGGCCTGTTGGCCATAGCCCCATCATACCGTTTCGCCTGGGGGGTGCGTATCCTGGAGGCGGTCGCCATGGCCGCGTACGGCACGGCCAGCCTGGCGTTCATGGGCGACCTGCTCGCCAGCAACACCGCTCGCGGCCGGCATATGGGCTCGTATCGAGGCTTGGGCTCTCTTTCCTTTGCACTAGGCGCGTTCGGCGGCGGCCCCATTATTCAGTTCCTGGGCATGCGTCAAGTATATGGGCTAGGCGCGTTGTTGCTGTTAGCTGCGAGCTTAGTGGCCGGCATGATCCGCGAGGTGCCGCTTTCGCATGAAGAATCCACTACGCCATCCCCCGAGGCATCTATGCAGATCTCGCGATGGTTTCTGGCCGGGGTGTTGCTGTGGACAGGGGCGTTCTGGGCTGCTTACTCCATGTGGCCGAATTTCCTATCGAGCCTAGGCTATCCAAAATCAGCAGCCAACTGGCTATGGGGTCTAGCTGCTCTTTCGGAGGTGCCCTTTATGAACATCACAGGGACCCTATCGGACACGCTGGGAAGGGCGCCGGTACTGGCAATAGGTGGCTTCGGTCTAGGGCTGGTGATGCTAGGGTACGTAACGCTCCATCGCTGGCTGGTGGGGTTGATAGGGGTGCAACTCTTTCGCGGCTTCGCATATTCAGCCTTCATGGTGACTTCAATGATCTATGCGGCAGAAAGCAGCACGGCGCGCCGTCGAGCCGGTTCGGTGGGCGCGTATAACGTAGCAATGGCGTTGGGGCAGATTCTGGGTTTGGCAATAGGCGGGCAGATCGCGCAGCGGGCCGGTTTTACGACGCTGTTCTTGGTCAGCACTGGGATGTTCCTGGTTAGCGGCTGGGTGTTCTGGGCACTGCCCCGGCAACGACCCACAGCCTGGTCAGCGATCACAACCGCCAGATAA
- a CDS encoding histidinol-phosphate aminotransferase family protein — MNSVFASEPHGGPDYGELAALGLRPEDVLDFSTNTNAFGPPPGVLAALAACDVTRYPDRHASPLREALAARDGVPTDWVLVGAGATGLIWALALAWLQPGDTTFIVGPTFSEYAVASRLVQAEIEEWRGLWPVTMEYRFSSAANEHDEPKRRQSAAIQELAQAIAAARPRLVWLCNPNNPTGTYLTAGEIAALLPAATNALWVLDEAYRPFVIEPWPSVLLLGSGHVVLLRSLTKEWALPGVRLGYLLAPPDVVARVAASQPPWSVSAAAIACGLAALRDPDHVARTTAILRAEAVRLADRLRAQGWRVLPSATHFMLIEVGDAAAVRAALLREHHIQVRNCTSFGLPAFIRVAARRPEENERLIEAMSGIKVSDTCQAPGM, encoded by the coding sequence ATGAACAGCGTATTCGCCTCTGAACCGCACGGCGGGCCAGATTATGGTGAGCTTGCTGCGCTAGGCCTGCGGCCGGAGGATGTGCTCGACTTCAGCACCAACACCAACGCGTTCGGACCACCGCCGGGTGTGCTGGCTGCGTTAGCGGCATGCGACGTGACGCGCTATCCCGATCGCCACGCGTCCCCCCTGCGCGAGGCGCTCGCTGCACGCGACGGCGTACCGACCGACTGGGTACTAGTAGGCGCCGGCGCAACTGGGCTGATCTGGGCGCTAGCACTAGCCTGGCTGCAGCCTGGCGACACCACCTTCATTGTCGGCCCTACCTTCAGCGAATACGCGGTCGCCTCTCGCCTAGTGCAGGCCGAGATAGAGGAGTGGCGGGGCCTTTGGCCTGTGACGATGGAATACCGCTTCTCGTCGGCAGCCAACGAGCACGACGAACCAAAGCGAAGACAGTCCGCTGCAATCCAGGAGTTGGCTCAAGCTATCGCAGCCGCTCGGCCGCGACTAGTCTGGCTGTGTAACCCGAACAATCCGACCGGAACCTACCTGACAGCGGGCGAGATCGCTGCGCTGCTCCCAGCCGCAACCAATGCTCTGTGGGTGCTCGATGAAGCGTATCGGCCTTTCGTCATCGAGCCATGGCCCAGCGTCCTGCTACTCGGAAGCGGCCATGTCGTGCTGTTACGCTCATTGACCAAAGAATGGGCGTTGCCGGGAGTGCGGCTAGGCTACCTATTGGCCCCGCCTGATGTAGTTGCTCGTGTCGCTGCCTCCCAGCCGCCATGGAGCGTGAGCGCGGCTGCCATCGCCTGCGGATTGGCCGCGCTGCGCGATCCTGACCATGTGGCCCGCACTACTGCGATATTGCGAGCTGAAGCGGTTCGCCTGGCCGATCGGCTTCGAGCGCAAGGGTGGCGCGTGTTGCCGAGCGCTACCCACTTCATGTTGATTGAAGTCGGCGACGCGGCTGCAGTGCGCGCGGCGCTGCTGCGGGAACACCACATCCAGGTGCGCAACTGTACATCCTTTGGTTTGCCAGCCTTTATCCGAGTCGCAGCGCGACGGCCTGAGGAAAACGAACGGCTGATTGAGGCGATGAGCGGTATCAAAGTGTCAGACACTTGCCAAGCGCCTGGCATGTAA